One window of the Terriglobales bacterium genome contains the following:
- a CDS encoding ABC transporter substrate-binding protein, with product SVGSLTLWSAFVDDASKGDIHLKISGAILLTATLILGFVGVASGMLPAVKAASLDPIEALRYE from the coding sequence GAGTGTGGGTTCGCTCACATTGTGGAGCGCCTTTGTTGACGACGCCTCTAAGGGCGACATTCACCTGAAGATCAGTGGCGCCATTCTGCTCACCGCCACGCTTATTCTGGGATTCGTGGGCGTCGCCAGCGGCATGCTGCCCGCGGTGAAAGCCGCCAGCCTCGACCCCATTGAAGCGCTTCGCTACGAGTAG
- a CDS encoding SAM-dependent methyltransferase — translation MTLRQRIEQEIRARGPIPFSRYMEMCLYEPELGYYARHAEQFGKSGDFYTSSDVHAVFGRLLARQFEEMWRVLGSPERIDLLELGPGRGLFARDVMDWSEQKFPDFFAALRYVLVESSPALGNRLARTLETHVAAGKAVIKTTLDDFPSPLPNPVIVFANELFDALPVEVVSSEGEMRINCQNGQLRESFVPASPGVQEYLDRYGIHPEPGERVETGLVAQNLMAQIASKIYSGFVMVVDYGYTREEQLAGRHRGTITAIRNHTVSPTPYDAPGEQDITAHVNFTAIAAAGEQSGLNRQGLVTQAQFLMGIGEENQFADAFSETRQPQERAKVALQLKHLITPAGMGESFHVLLMSKGVDLSKVKQLSGLKFAR, via the coding sequence GTGACCCTGCGCCAGCGCATCGAACAGGAAATCCGCGCCCGTGGCCCCATTCCGTTCTCGCGCTATATGGAGATGTGCCTGTATGAGCCCGAACTGGGTTATTACGCCCGCCATGCCGAACAGTTCGGTAAATCCGGCGATTTCTATACCTCCAGCGATGTACACGCTGTCTTCGGCCGCCTGCTGGCCCGTCAGTTTGAGGAAATGTGGCGCGTCCTCGGTTCGCCAGAGAGAATTGATCTGCTGGAGCTGGGCCCCGGTCGTGGTTTGTTTGCCCGTGACGTGATGGACTGGTCGGAGCAGAAATTTCCTGACTTTTTTGCAGCCCTTCGCTATGTGCTGGTTGAGAGCTCACCGGCGCTAGGCAATCGCCTGGCGCGCACTCTGGAAACCCATGTCGCGGCCGGCAAAGCTGTCATCAAGACCACACTGGACGATTTCCCATCTCCACTGCCCAATCCAGTTATCGTTTTTGCGAATGAGCTGTTTGACGCGTTGCCGGTGGAAGTTGTCTCCAGCGAAGGTGAGATGAGGATCAACTGCCAGAACGGACAGCTACGCGAGTCTTTCGTGCCGGCGTCACCCGGAGTGCAGGAATATCTGGACCGCTATGGCATCCATCCCGAGCCCGGCGAGCGTGTCGAGACTGGCCTGGTTGCGCAAAATCTTATGGCCCAGATCGCCAGTAAGATTTATAGCGGATTTGTCATGGTCGTTGATTACGGCTACACCCGCGAAGAACAGCTCGCCGGCCGGCATCGCGGCACCATTACGGCAATCCGTAATCACACCGTCAGCCCCACCCCGTACGACGCGCCGGGAGAGCAGGACATTACTGCCCACGTGAACTTTACCGCCATTGCTGCCGCGGGCGAGCAGTCAGGCCTCAATCGCCAGGGTTTGGTTACACAAGCGCAATTTCTGATGGGGATTGGCGAAGAGAACCAGTTTGCCGATGCTTTCTCAGAGACTCGCCAGCCTCAGGAGCGCGCCAAGGTGGCCCTGCAACTGAAGCATCTTATTACGCCCGCGGGAATGGGCGAGTCATTCCATGTGTTGCTGATGTCGAAGGGAGTTGATCTCTCGAAAGTCAAACAGCTCAGCGGACTTAAATTCGCCCGCTAG
- the holA gene encoding DNA polymerase III subunit delta has translation MGAFAAAERFASEIAGRKLRPAYVLVGDEVFFRKRCRDAILQSLIPPDMRDLSVYEFDLAETEVSEILDRARTPSLMAPFQVFFIRGVKTLYARGSQKEKFEAIEAYAKNPNPDALLIFVADHISIPADARRMELTDRERYERIRETLGEYCGIVELARVEENQAVRWLNGEAERQNAKLDADAARELVDALGGDMMMIASELEKLLLFVGEKKRVTLGDVETMVLAAKQRSLYELTDAISARDRVRALQVLDAMLSSGDGEEAAIGHLYMLAKTFRQMLVISERNVRDSRALWQALWQGFRVPPFAAEDIIKQARRYKSRRELTRALRLIARADLALRSNPVSKRLLLEKLVLDLASETQVPTAGWQQEQLPV, from the coding sequence ATGGGCGCCTTCGCCGCGGCAGAGCGTTTTGCCTCTGAAATCGCAGGCCGCAAGCTGCGACCGGCGTACGTCCTGGTGGGAGATGAGGTTTTCTTCCGCAAGCGCTGCCGCGACGCCATTCTGCAATCGCTAATACCGCCGGACATGCGTGACCTCAGCGTCTACGAGTTTGACCTGGCGGAAACTGAGGTTTCCGAGATTCTGGATCGCGCCCGCACCCCTTCCCTGATGGCGCCTTTCCAGGTGTTCTTCATTCGCGGAGTGAAGACGCTTTATGCTCGCGGATCGCAAAAGGAAAAGTTCGAGGCCATTGAAGCATATGCCAAGAATCCGAATCCCGATGCTCTGCTGATTTTTGTTGCTGATCACATCAGTATCCCTGCCGATGCGCGGCGAATGGAGCTGACCGACCGCGAGCGCTACGAGCGCATCCGCGAAACTCTGGGTGAATATTGCGGCATTGTGGAGCTGGCCAGGGTAGAGGAGAACCAGGCCGTCCGGTGGCTGAATGGAGAGGCGGAGCGGCAGAATGCGAAGCTCGATGCCGACGCAGCCCGGGAGCTCGTGGACGCGCTGGGCGGCGACATGATGATGATTGCCAGCGAACTGGAGAAATTGCTGCTGTTCGTGGGGGAGAAGAAACGCGTCACCCTAGGGGATGTGGAAACGATGGTACTGGCAGCCAAGCAACGCTCCCTCTACGAACTGACGGATGCCATTTCTGCCAGGGACCGGGTGCGCGCACTGCAAGTGCTGGATGCAATGTTGAGCAGCGGTGATGGCGAGGAAGCTGCAATCGGACATCTTTATATGCTCGCGAAGACGTTTCGCCAGATGCTGGTTATTTCCGAGCGGAACGTGCGCGACTCGCGGGCGCTGTGGCAGGCATTGTGGCAGGGCTTCCGCGTGCCTCCGTTTGCCGCGGAGGACATAATCAAGCAGGCGCGGCGATACAAATCGCGCCGTGAGCTGACGCGTGCTCTGCGGCTGATCGCGCGCGCCGATCTTGCGCTCAGATCGAATCCGGTGAGCAAACGCCTTCTACTGGAAAAACTGGTGTTGGACCTGGCATCGGAGACACAAGTGCCAACAGCGGGATGGCAGCAAGAGCAATTACCGGTGTGA
- the lptE gene encoding LPS assembly lipoprotein LptE: MSRLAGLSLFALCLLAACGYHTAGHNVQLPSEIHSIAIPVFTNQTQTARIEQVVTASVVHEFIGRTHYRVVTQPDDSTDAVLHGTVLGTSSGPLTVGTRTGRVATANVVIVLQVSLTDRHGKVLYQNPNFNYHDEYEMSNDVASFFDERSPALGRISEQLARALVTSILEAY; this comes from the coding sequence ATGAGCCGGCTTGCCGGCCTATCGCTATTCGCCCTCTGCTTACTGGCGGCTTGCGGCTATCACACCGCGGGTCATAATGTTCAACTCCCGTCTGAAATCCACAGCATCGCCATTCCGGTTTTCACCAACCAGACCCAGACTGCACGCATCGAGCAGGTGGTCACGGCGTCAGTTGTTCACGAATTCATCGGACGAACTCATTACCGCGTGGTCACGCAACCAGACGATTCCACGGATGCCGTACTGCACGGAACCGTGTTGGGAACTTCGTCCGGCCCGCTCACGGTGGGCACTCGTACAGGCAGAGTAGCGACCGCCAATGTCGTCATTGTTCTGCAGGTCTCTCTCACCGACCGTCACGGCAAGGTGCTGTATCAGAATCCCAATTTCAATTATCACGATGAGTATGAAATGTCGAACGATGTGGCGAGCTTTTTTGACGAGAGATCGCCTGCGCTGGGACGCATCTCAGAGCAATTGGCTCGCGCTCTTGTGACCAGCATTCTGGAGGCGTACTGA
- a CDS encoding Asd/ArgC dimerization domain-containing protein, protein MSPEFKPAAPALRSESERGAGNYRVAIVGAATLKGKELVDVLNDRKFPRRDLKLLDDDESLGQLEAVGDEVSFVQAVRPEHFQDVDFAFFASEEKFTKTHWHMAQKSGAAIVDLSFALENEPSASLRSTWVERQLGQAPSPELQPAPVVVAHPAAVVMALVALRAQKSGKVARMATTLYQPASEYGRRGMDELHEQTVNLLSFHELPKEVFDAQVAFNLLTRYGEKSVPVLESVERRVLDHYRRTTAGQATVPSLLVVQAPVFHGYAFSIYVEMQDTVSVGDLAQALAGEHVTVTRGADESPSNVNAAGQSDILVAVRRDATQENGFWIWAAVDNLRIAASTAVECAEAMAASRPRGKIQ, encoded by the coding sequence GTGAGCCCAGAGTTCAAACCCGCAGCACCAGCTTTGCGTTCAGAGTCCGAACGTGGCGCCGGCAATTATCGTGTGGCAATCGTGGGCGCGGCCACGCTCAAAGGAAAAGAGCTGGTTGACGTACTCAATGATAGAAAGTTTCCGCGTCGTGACCTGAAGTTACTCGACGATGACGAGTCTTTGGGCCAACTGGAAGCGGTAGGCGACGAGGTCAGTTTTGTGCAAGCGGTACGGCCGGAGCACTTCCAGGACGTGGACTTTGCTTTTTTCGCTTCCGAAGAGAAGTTCACCAAAACCCATTGGCATATGGCGCAAAAATCGGGAGCGGCGATTGTAGATCTTTCATTCGCCCTGGAGAACGAACCGTCGGCCAGCTTGCGCTCCACCTGGGTAGAGCGGCAACTAGGACAGGCGCCTTCGCCCGAGCTCCAGCCCGCGCCCGTAGTGGTAGCTCATCCAGCCGCGGTCGTGATGGCGCTCGTGGCGCTGCGAGCGCAAAAAAGCGGCAAGGTAGCGCGTATGGCGACCACCCTCTACCAGCCGGCCTCCGAGTATGGACGCCGAGGCATGGACGAGCTGCATGAGCAGACGGTAAACCTGCTCTCGTTCCATGAACTGCCGAAGGAGGTCTTTGACGCGCAGGTCGCTTTCAACCTGCTCACCCGATACGGAGAGAAGTCCGTTCCGGTGCTGGAGTCGGTGGAAAGACGGGTTCTGGATCACTATCGCAGGACCACTGCCGGCCAAGCGACGGTGCCCTCGCTCTTAGTAGTACAGGCGCCGGTTTTCCATGGATACGCATTCTCCATCTATGTGGAAATGCAGGACACGGTGTCAGTGGGTGATCTGGCGCAGGCGTTGGCGGGCGAGCATGTCACTGTTACGCGGGGCGCGGACGAATCCCCGAGCAACGTGAATGCTGCCGGACAGAGTGACATTCTGGTGGCGGTGCGGCGTGACGCCACCCAGGAGAACGGATTCTGGATTTGGGCAGCGGTTGACAACCTGCGAATCGCTGCCAGCACGGCGGTCGAGTGCGCCGAAGCGATGGCGGCATCGCGCCCGCGAGGAAAGATCCAATGA
- a CDS encoding phosphatidylcholine/phosphatidylserine synthase — MRTPFPLRRREDDPLREKRQRKGMYLLPSMFTSLNIAAGYYAISQVLQGSVTEPWHFDNAARAIGIAVVFDALDGFFARLTKTNSDFGRELDSLADVVTFGVAPALLAWVWGFRLLPVMANSELHSKLIQIGGIISFVFLMAGAGRLARFNIQANPQPSNPGRPGKKYFVGLPIPAGAGVIAAVVHFAAGDPIAVWWLSLIWMALVLSCAFLMVSTWRFYSFKELDMRRRHPARLIVLLGLLIAAIWIFSRPVLFLIAMTYMLSGVFWRLLYVVHRRGSPPSPPAYTEAPELR; from the coding sequence ATGAGGACCCCTTTTCCGCTGCGCCGCAGAGAAGATGACCCATTACGTGAAAAGAGGCAGCGCAAAGGCATGTATCTGCTGCCCTCGATGTTTACGTCCCTGAACATCGCGGCCGGCTACTACGCGATTTCGCAAGTGCTGCAGGGCAGCGTCACCGAGCCCTGGCATTTCGACAACGCAGCGCGCGCCATTGGTATCGCCGTCGTTTTCGACGCGCTGGACGGTTTTTTCGCACGTCTGACCAAGACCAATAGCGACTTCGGCCGTGAGCTGGACTCGCTGGCAGACGTGGTCACATTCGGCGTGGCTCCAGCCCTGCTCGCCTGGGTGTGGGGTTTTCGATTGCTGCCGGTGATGGCGAACTCAGAGCTGCATTCGAAACTGATCCAGATTGGCGGAATTATCAGTTTTGTCTTCTTAATGGCGGGTGCCGGTAGGCTGGCGCGCTTCAATATCCAGGCAAACCCCCAACCTTCAAACCCAGGCCGGCCAGGGAAAAAATACTTCGTGGGGTTGCCGATTCCGGCGGGCGCAGGCGTGATTGCCGCCGTGGTCCATTTTGCTGCTGGAGATCCCATTGCCGTGTGGTGGCTCTCGCTGATCTGGATGGCACTGGTCTTGAGCTGTGCGTTCCTGATGGTCAGTACATGGCGGTTCTATAGTTTCAAAGAATTGGATATGCGCCGGCGTCATCCCGCCCGGCTGATCGTGCTTCTGGGACTGCTGATTGCGGCGATTTGGATCTTTTCCCGGCCCGTGCTGTTTCTGATCGCCATGACGTATATGCTGTCAGGGGTATTTTGGCGTTTGCTTTACGTAGTGCACCGGCGCGGTAGTCCGCCATCCCCACCCGCTTACACGGAGGCCCCGGAGCTCAGGTGA
- a CDS encoding phosphatidylserine decarboxylase, translating to MVKDGYYYALGLLGAALVIGWLTRPGWGVPLLLLAGFFLWFFRDPERAIPDTPGALVSPADGKVTDVGTVDVNGLPRTRISIFLSVFDVHVNRSPIGGVIQDVRYQTGKFHNAMASSSAQSNEQNIVTVRGEGHTVIFKQIAGVLARRIVFTKKIGDRVQRGERVGLIKFGSRVDVIMDAAAALQVKVGDRVRGGSSVLALLPFKVAEEQGEAVSVTSAIRETDGGSR from the coding sequence ATGGTTAAGGACGGGTACTATTACGCGCTAGGTCTGCTGGGGGCGGCCCTAGTGATTGGCTGGCTCACGCGGCCAGGCTGGGGTGTGCCGCTGCTGCTTTTGGCCGGCTTTTTCCTATGGTTCTTCCGCGACCCGGAGCGGGCCATTCCGGACACGCCGGGTGCGTTGGTTTCACCGGCGGATGGCAAAGTCACAGATGTGGGCACGGTAGATGTGAACGGTTTGCCGCGCACGCGAATCAGTATTTTCCTGAGCGTCTTCGATGTGCACGTGAACCGCTCGCCGATCGGCGGGGTAATACAGGATGTCCGCTACCAGACGGGGAAATTCCACAATGCTATGGCTTCAAGCAGCGCACAAAGCAATGAGCAGAACATTGTGACTGTGCGGGGCGAGGGACACACCGTAATTTTCAAGCAGATTGCGGGAGTTCTGGCGCGGCGTATTGTGTTCACGAAGAAAATTGGCGACCGGGTACAACGCGGAGAGCGCGTAGGCCTAATCAAGTTCGGCTCCAGGGTGGACGTTATCATGGATGCCGCCGCTGCCCTGCAGGTGAAAGTCGGTGACCGGGTGCGGGGTGGGTCAAGCGTGCTGGCACTCCTCCCGTTTAAAGTGGCAGAAGAGCAAGGTGAAGCGGTTTCTGTGACCAGTGCAATTCGTGAAACTGACGGAGGTTCGCGATGA
- a CDS encoding DUF465 domain-containing protein: MANHDEFRRLAQEHLQYSQRLDSLTQKRYLTEDEKLEEVRLKKLKLRLKDQMEQIERQFRTAHQVA, from the coding sequence ATGGCCAACCATGATGAGTTTCGCCGGTTGGCCCAAGAACATCTGCAGTACTCGCAACGCCTCGATTCACTCACCCAAAAAAGATACCTAACCGAAGATGAAAAGCTGGAAGAGGTCCGGCTGAAGAAGCTAAAACTGCGGCTCAAAGACCAGATGGAACAGATTGAGCGGCAGTTCCGCACTGCCCATCAAGTCGCTTAG
- the rimI gene encoding ribosomal protein S18-alanine N-acetyltransferase, which translates to MQKSSPSQDPDPEPMVSIRIASRSDIAAMLALERAAETAAHWSEPQYQQIFSAPGRLALVAESDAIEGFLVARQIGPEWELENIVVSSAAARRGRATRLITELLERARAEHAEAIFLEVRESNRPARALYEKCGFRQVGLRQGYYRGPEENAVAYKYSLIPRSLRSK; encoded by the coding sequence ATGCAGAAATCTTCTCCAAGCCAGGACCCTGATCCCGAGCCTATGGTTTCCATCCGCATCGCCAGCCGGTCCGACATCGCCGCCATGCTCGCGCTCGAACGCGCCGCCGAAACGGCTGCCCACTGGTCAGAACCGCAGTATCAGCAAATCTTCTCCGCTCCCGGCAGGCTGGCCTTGGTGGCTGAATCCGACGCTATAGAAGGGTTCCTGGTTGCCCGCCAGATCGGCCCGGAGTGGGAGTTGGAGAACATTGTCGTGAGCTCTGCCGCCGCGCGCCGGGGACGGGCCACTCGCCTTATAACTGAGCTGCTCGAGCGCGCTCGGGCCGAACACGCCGAAGCCATTTTCCTGGAGGTACGCGAGTCCAACCGGCCGGCTCGCGCTCTTTATGAGAAATGCGGCTTCAGACAGGTGGGGCTTCGCCAGGGCTACTATCGCGGCCCAGAAGAGAACGCGGTTGCATATAAATATAGCCTGATACCCCGTTCCTTACGATCCAAGTAG
- the tsaB gene encoding tRNA (adenosine(37)-N6)-threonylcarbamoyltransferase complex dimerization subunit type 1 TsaB — MLLLATDTSGKHGSVALARGDQRSFQLIEMVPLEGGTFSAQLVPQIADLLAQHNFSKDQIDGFVVASGPGSFTGLRVGLAAIKALAEVLQRPIAAVSLLEVIALAAKGDGQIFAALDAGRGEAYVGEYEVAGGRAKTIGEQLLNRKEFVAHVRSHPGARAVTPDKGILEWAREAGLLAEEIERPRSDAVARVGLGKMLAGEKVSPEDLDANYIRRSDAEIFSKPGP, encoded by the coding sequence ATGCTGCTGCTCGCCACCGATACTTCGGGTAAGCATGGCAGCGTGGCGTTAGCGCGAGGTGATCAGCGCAGCTTCCAGCTCATAGAGATGGTCCCGCTCGAGGGCGGCACATTTTCCGCACAATTGGTCCCACAAATTGCCGACCTTCTCGCCCAGCACAATTTCTCCAAAGACCAAATTGATGGGTTCGTGGTGGCTTCGGGGCCGGGCTCGTTCACTGGACTTCGTGTGGGGCTGGCGGCAATTAAAGCATTGGCCGAGGTCCTGCAAAGACCCATCGCGGCAGTCTCTCTGCTCGAGGTGATTGCGCTGGCCGCAAAGGGAGACGGCCAAATTTTCGCGGCACTCGATGCCGGCCGGGGCGAAGCTTACGTCGGAGAATATGAAGTTGCCGGAGGCCGGGCAAAGACAATCGGCGAACAGTTGCTAAACCGGAAGGAATTTGTCGCTCACGTGCGATCTCATCCTGGTGCGCGGGCAGTCACCCCGGACAAGGGAATCCTGGAGTGGGCTCGCGAAGCGGGATTGCTGGCTGAAGAAATCGAGCGTCCGCGCAGTGATGCTGTCGCGCGCGTAGGGCTGGGGAAGATGCTGGCCGGAGAAAAAGTTTCTCCAGAGGATTTGGACGCGAACTATATTCGGCGATCAGATGCAGAAATCTTCTCCAAGCCAGGACCCTGA
- the mce gene encoding methylmalonyl-CoA epimerase, whose product MFSIDHLGVAVRSLAQAKKFYEKLGMTVIGEETVEDEKVHLAMVPVGESRIELLEATSEDSPIGRFIARRGEGLHHIALRVPDLAATVEKLKQDGTRLISEDIKVGAGGHLYVFVHPSSTGGVLLELCEDPPQGV is encoded by the coding sequence ATGTTCAGCATTGATCATCTCGGCGTCGCGGTGCGGTCGCTTGCTCAGGCTAAGAAATTTTACGAAAAACTGGGTATGACCGTGATCGGTGAAGAGACAGTCGAGGACGAAAAGGTTCATCTCGCCATGGTGCCGGTGGGAGAGAGCCGCATCGAACTGCTGGAAGCGACATCCGAGGATTCACCCATAGGACGGTTTATCGCCAGGCGGGGCGAGGGGCTACACCATATCGCGCTGCGTGTGCCCGATCTGGCGGCGACGGTCGAAAAGCTGAAGCAAGATGGCACGCGCTTAATTTCCGAGGATATAAAAGTGGGAGCCGGCGGACACCTGTACGTCTTTGTCCATCCCTCGAGCACCGGCGGGGTGCTGCTGGAGCTGTGCGAAGATCCTCCGCAGGGCGTTTAA
- the meaB gene encoding methylmalonyl Co-A mutase-associated GTPase MeaB, which produces MRSGDMRALARAITSVENREPESVEILKALFPFSGKARVIGVTGAPGAGKSTLVDHLARHYRQQQRTVGIIAVDPTSPFTGGAILGDRIRMQAHYSDRGIYIRSMATRGSLGGLAGTTADVATVLDASGRDLVLIETVGVGQDEVDIVRLADITVVILVPGMGDDVQTIKAGIMEIADIFVINKSDREGAERVEREIRALQSLAIRKDRWTPPIVKTVASEGQGTEELATAIASYETFLQKENRALEKKVRNWRERLVEMLRERLLSRVREQLGQDQLERYATQVADHQRDPYSLVEEIVGKLGKK; this is translated from the coding sequence GTGCGCTCGGGTGATATGCGGGCCCTGGCGCGGGCCATTACATCGGTGGAGAACCGGGAGCCCGAATCGGTGGAGATTCTGAAGGCCTTATTTCCCTTCAGCGGCAAGGCCCGAGTGATCGGCGTGACCGGAGCGCCGGGAGCAGGCAAAAGCACGCTGGTGGACCATCTCGCGCGGCACTATCGCCAGCAGCAGCGCACGGTGGGAATCATCGCGGTGGATCCTACAAGCCCGTTCACTGGCGGCGCCATTCTCGGAGACCGCATCCGGATGCAGGCCCACTATTCCGACCGGGGAATCTATATCCGTAGTATGGCGACTCGGGGTTCGTTGGGCGGACTTGCGGGCACAACCGCCGACGTCGCCACCGTGCTCGACGCCTCGGGACGTGATCTGGTGCTGATCGAAACCGTCGGCGTTGGTCAGGATGAAGTGGATATCGTCCGGCTGGCAGATATAACGGTGGTGATCCTCGTTCCGGGCATGGGCGACGATGTGCAGACCATCAAGGCCGGCATTATGGAGATCGCCGACATCTTCGTAATTAATAAGAGCGACCGGGAAGGCGCGGAACGGGTGGAGCGCGAGATCAGAGCCTTGCAGTCTCTGGCCATACGCAAAGACAGGTGGACGCCGCCGATTGTCAAGACGGTCGCCAGTGAAGGTCAAGGAACGGAGGAGCTGGCGACGGCGATTGCAAGCTACGAAACTTTCCTGCAGAAAGAGAACCGCGCGCTGGAGAAGAAAGTCAGAAACTGGCGCGAGCGTCTGGTGGAAATGCTGCGTGAGAGGTTGCTCTCTCGCGTGCGCGAGCAACTGGGCCAGGACCAACTCGAGCGTTACGCCACTCAGGTTGCCGACCACCAGCGCGACCCGTATTCTCTAGTAGAAGAAATTGTTGGTAAGCTGGGAAAAAAATAA
- a CDS encoding DUF4870 domain-containing protein: protein MQPCETSVPTQDERTMATLAHVLQLVGWWIAPLIIFLLKRESRFVSFHALQALLLQIAHVCIAVVGMVLWVLVIFGAIIRHPQTSTGPPPTFLLIMPLFWLGWMGMWVLVLVVAIVYGIKAGRGEWAEYPLLGRLARKLLKLDTNGPLLQT, encoded by the coding sequence ATGCAGCCTTGTGAGACTTCCGTCCCCACGCAGGACGAACGCACGATGGCGACCTTGGCCCATGTCTTACAACTCGTAGGCTGGTGGATAGCGCCGTTGATCATTTTTTTGCTGAAGCGGGAATCGCGCTTCGTTTCTTTTCATGCCTTGCAGGCATTGCTCCTCCAAATTGCGCACGTTTGCATAGCAGTAGTCGGTATGGTTCTGTGGGTCTTGGTGATTTTCGGGGCAATCATCCGCCATCCACAGACGTCTACAGGACCGCCACCAACATTCTTGCTCATTATGCCGCTATTCTGGTTAGGATGGATGGGCATGTGGGTGTTGGTTTTGGTAGTAGCGATCGTGTACGGGATCAAAGCCGGCCGAGGAGAATGGGCGGAGTATCCACTCTTGGGGCGATTGGCGCGAAAACTGTTAAAACTGGACACCAATGGTCCTCTACTGCAAACCTAG
- a CDS encoding acyl-CoA dehydrogenase has protein sequence MDFQLNDEQQQLRKSVREFAEREILPNVMKWDEAGEFPLATVKELGKLGLLGTIFPPEYGGAGMGYVEYVTAIEELSRVDGSVGIIVAAHTSLCSNHIFLAGSQEQKKKYIPRLATGESIGAWGLTEPGSGSDAGSARMSALRKKDCWVLNGTKTFCTNGHYADVVVVIAVTDKAAHTHGLSAFIVEKGTKGFRPGKKENKLGLRASDTAELIFEDCCIPAGNLLGKEGDGFIDAMQVLDGGRISIAALGLGMAQGAYEAALKYSKQRKQFGRPISDFQAIQWKLADMATEIDAARMLTYRAASMKDAGMKTTLESSMAKLYTSEVAVRVANEGVQIHGGYGFIKDYPAEKFYRDVKLCTIGEGTSEIQRLVIARQILKD, from the coding sequence TTGGATTTTCAGCTCAACGATGAGCAGCAGCAGCTGCGCAAGAGCGTGCGCGAGTTTGCCGAGCGCGAAATTCTGCCCAACGTAATGAAGTGGGACGAAGCTGGCGAGTTCCCGCTGGCCACCGTCAAGGAACTTGGGAAGCTGGGGCTGCTGGGCACGATTTTTCCACCGGAATACGGCGGCGCCGGCATGGGCTATGTGGAGTACGTGACCGCTATCGAGGAACTGTCGCGTGTGGACGGCTCGGTGGGAATCATCGTGGCTGCGCACACCTCGCTCTGCAGCAATCATATCTTCCTGGCGGGCAGCCAGGAGCAGAAGAAAAAATACATTCCCAGGCTGGCCACGGGAGAATCCATCGGGGCCTGGGGATTGACGGAGCCGGGATCCGGATCGGACGCGGGAAGCGCACGAATGTCAGCCCTGCGCAAAAAAGACTGCTGGGTGCTGAATGGCACTAAGACCTTCTGCACCAACGGACACTATGCGGACGTGGTGGTGGTGATCGCAGTTACCGACAAGGCTGCCCACACCCACGGGCTCTCGGCGTTTATCGTGGAGAAAGGTACAAAAGGATTTCGTCCCGGCAAAAAAGAGAACAAGCTCGGGCTGCGGGCCAGCGATACCGCCGAACTGATATTTGAAGACTGCTGCATTCCAGCGGGAAACTTACTCGGCAAAGAAGGGGACGGCTTCATTGATGCTATGCAAGTCCTGGACGGCGGGCGCATTTCGATTGCCGCCCTCGGGCTGGGTATGGCGCAGGGTGCGTACGAAGCGGCGCTCAAATATTCCAAGCAGCGCAAACAATTTGGACGCCCGATCAGCGACTTTCAGGCAATCCAGTGGAAACTGGCGGACATGGCGACGGAAATTGATGCGGCCCGAATGCTCACCTATCGAGCCGCCTCGATGAAAGACGCCGGCATGAAGACTACTCTGGAGTCGTCCATGGCGAAGCTCTACACCAGCGAAGTCGCTGTTAGAGTCGCAAATGAAGGGGTACAGATTCACGGTGGCTATGGATTCATTAAGGATTATCCAGCGGAAAAGTTTTACCGCGACGTGAAGCTGTGCACCATTGGCGAAGGAACGAGCGAGATTCAGAGGCTGGTGATCGCGCGACAGATTTTGAAAGATTAG
- a CDS encoding Mpo1-like protein, producing the protein MGLYSHYDGAHNHPVNRALHMLAIPLGFSSLIVVWFHPIIAVLLIPTAFALAWLGHLIEGNKPAFLSNPAHVFVAPVWMVKKILRRQGTEKPA; encoded by the coding sequence ATGGGTCTCTATTCGCATTACGACGGGGCACATAATCATCCCGTCAATCGGGCGCTGCACATGCTGGCGATCCCGCTGGGGTTTTCCTCATTAATTGTGGTCTGGTTCCATCCCATCATTGCGGTGCTGCTCATTCCGACAGCGTTTGCACTGGCCTGGCTAGGCCACCTTATTGAAGGCAACAAGCCGGCCTTTCTGAGCAATCCTGCGCATGTCTTTGTGGCACCGGTGTGGATGGTGAAGAAGATATTGCGACGGCAAGGAACAGAGAAGCCTGCATGA